From Halomicrobium salinisoli, the proteins below share one genomic window:
- a CDS encoding mannonate dehydratase, producing MDTSLMLPPRPDQRWTMAKQLGLSTGVVRFWGEDEWWTYDSLLRARNRFADHGLSLDVVEDRPPMTATVLGREGRDEEIETVKELLRNMGRVGIDTYSWVWTENPVGVLRTSDEVPLRGDTRTTAYDHEQSERGPDYPVDVTEAELWDNLEYFLEEVVPAAEEAGVDLALHPDDPPVDSLRGVPRLVNSVENVQRILDLYDSPNHGLTFCQGNFAAMGADVPAAIRQFGDRIHFVHFRDVEGSPEEFVETWHDEGQTDMLAAMEAYREVGFDGPIRPDHVPRMLDEDHRDDAQAGYTDMGRLFAVGYMRGLMEQAGIESGSD from the coding sequence ATGGATACGTCGCTCATGCTGCCGCCGCGTCCCGATCAGCGGTGGACGATGGCGAAACAGCTCGGCCTCTCGACCGGCGTGGTCCGCTTCTGGGGCGAGGACGAGTGGTGGACGTACGACTCGCTGCTGCGGGCGCGCAACCGCTTCGCCGACCACGGCCTGTCGCTGGACGTGGTCGAGGACCGGCCGCCGATGACGGCCACCGTCCTCGGTCGCGAGGGGCGCGACGAGGAGATCGAGACGGTCAAGGAGCTGCTCCGGAACATGGGTCGGGTCGGCATCGACACCTACTCCTGGGTGTGGACGGAGAACCCGGTCGGCGTGCTCCGCACGTCCGACGAGGTCCCCCTGCGGGGCGACACCAGGACCACCGCGTACGACCACGAGCAGTCCGAGCGCGGCCCTGACTACCCCGTCGACGTGACGGAGGCGGAGCTGTGGGACAACCTCGAGTACTTCCTGGAGGAGGTCGTGCCCGCCGCCGAGGAGGCGGGCGTTGACCTCGCGCTCCACCCCGACGACCCGCCGGTCGACTCCCTCAGGGGCGTCCCGCGGCTCGTCAACTCGGTCGAGAACGTCCAGCGGATCCTCGACCTGTACGACAGCCCGAACCACGGGCTCACCTTCTGTCAGGGGAACTTCGCGGCGATGGGCGCGGACGTGCCCGCGGCGATCCGGCAGTTCGGCGACCGCATCCACTTCGTCCACTTCCGCGACGTGGAGGGTTCGCCCGAGGAGTTCGTCGAGACGTGGCACGACGAGGGCCAGACGGACATGCTGGCCGCGATGGAGGCCTACCGCGAGGTGGGCTTCGACGGCCCGATCCGTCCCGACCACGTGCCGCGGATGCTGGACGAGGACCACCGCGACGACGCGCAGGCCGGCTACACCGACATGGGACGGCTGTTCGCCGTCGGCTACATGCGCGGACTCATGGAGCAGGCCGGGATCGAGTCCGGTAGCGACTGA
- a CDS encoding endo-1,4-beta-xylanase — translation MSDDSPDMQTGRRSFMKTVGAFGAAASVGSAATGTVAAQSGDSYRETLQAELTASDRQSRQLPEGTFAYGDSEADAIDAFSLQGDGSTTEFEVDSDRVSFTQAERVDVTAADEDDPGAVAYRGPVPDADFSEGDLLLGVAWVRSEDHDAQARAAFRYGDGEDFVDRGADVDPTGEWMRYFFPIEIGSVPDGDADPALELHLGYDEQVVEFGGVALLDYSDTDVGLSTLPPYDYAGRAEDAEWREAAQERIEEIRKTDFEVEVRNPGGQPMEDANVSVSMLDHAFDFGSAVSVEHVVGDSDDDETYRQTFLEHFNKAVVENALKYPAWEGEWDIRKEDTRATLDWLNEHDIPTRGHYLLWEQDQTDGGGGMHVDPDLSADEKREVIAEKIANHAAEFEGDIAEWDMHNHPVWQSNYRDDEDLGWDAIDEWWSVADENTDVELHTNEMGAIGGQWQRSAYSDYIAHLVENDYPIDAIGFMGHHQQRWGQLLDIEDMIAGYDEFAQYDLPMIVTEFDIEIFDRRNAQDVAVQRDYLRDFLTVAFSRELVESVMSWGFWEDDHWRPTGAYYDSDWTLREHGEEFLELIYDEWWTDELGRTDGDGVYATRGFKGDYEITAEKGNLSGETTVTIDDDTDTVVVELVPPGKQKDDKGGNGNGKGKDKGGNPWSQEGDGFPDGSDEELFNETEGDFFDETDGSFWNESETGVGN, via the coding sequence ATGTCAGACGATAGTCCAGATATGCAGACGGGGCGACGCTCGTTCATGAAGACCGTCGGCGCGTTCGGCGCCGCTGCGAGCGTCGGGTCGGCGGCGACTGGAACGGTCGCCGCTCAGTCGGGGGACAGTTATCGCGAGACGCTGCAGGCCGAACTCACGGCCTCGGACAGGCAGTCCAGACAGCTCCCGGAGGGGACCTTCGCCTACGGCGATTCGGAGGCCGACGCGATCGACGCGTTCTCGCTGCAGGGAGACGGTTCTACCACGGAGTTCGAGGTCGATTCCGACCGCGTCTCCTTCACGCAGGCCGAGCGCGTCGACGTGACGGCGGCCGACGAGGACGACCCCGGAGCGGTCGCCTACCGCGGCCCGGTCCCCGACGCCGACTTCTCGGAGGGCGACCTGCTGCTCGGCGTCGCCTGGGTCCGGAGCGAGGACCACGACGCGCAGGCGCGGGCGGCGTTCCGGTACGGCGACGGCGAGGACTTCGTCGACCGCGGCGCCGACGTCGACCCGACGGGGGAGTGGATGCGCTACTTCTTCCCGATCGAGATCGGCTCGGTGCCGGACGGCGACGCCGACCCGGCGCTCGAGCTCCACCTCGGCTACGACGAACAGGTCGTCGAGTTCGGCGGCGTCGCGCTGCTCGACTACAGCGACACCGACGTCGGGCTCTCGACCCTGCCGCCGTACGACTACGCGGGCCGGGCCGAGGACGCCGAGTGGCGGGAGGCGGCCCAGGAGCGCATCGAGGAGATCCGGAAGACCGACTTCGAGGTCGAGGTTCGCAACCCCGGCGGCCAGCCGATGGAGGACGCGAACGTCTCCGTCTCGATGCTCGATCACGCGTTCGACTTCGGTAGCGCCGTCTCCGTCGAGCACGTCGTGGGCGACAGCGACGACGACGAGACCTACCGGCAGACGTTCCTCGAGCACTTCAACAAGGCCGTCGTCGAGAACGCGCTGAAGTACCCCGCCTGGGAGGGCGAGTGGGACATCCGCAAGGAGGACACGCGCGCCACGCTCGACTGGCTGAACGAGCACGACATCCCCACCCGCGGCCACTACCTGCTGTGGGAGCAAGACCAGACCGACGGCGGCGGCGGCATGCACGTCGACCCCGACCTCTCGGCCGACGAGAAGCGGGAGGTCATCGCCGAGAAGATCGCGAACCACGCCGCGGAGTTCGAGGGCGACATCGCCGAGTGGGACATGCACAACCACCCGGTCTGGCAGTCCAACTACCGCGACGACGAGGACCTCGGCTGGGACGCCATCGACGAGTGGTGGTCTGTCGCAGACGAGAACACGGACGTCGAGCTACACACCAACGAGATGGGCGCCATCGGCGGCCAGTGGCAGCGCAGTGCCTACTCCGACTACATCGCCCACCTCGTCGAGAACGACTACCCCATCGACGCGATCGGGTTCATGGGCCACCACCAGCAGCGGTGGGGCCAGCTGCTCGACATCGAGGACATGATCGCCGGGTACGACGAGTTCGCACAGTACGACCTCCCGATGATCGTCACGGAGTTCGACATCGAGATCTTCGACCGCCGGAACGCCCAGGACGTGGCGGTCCAGCGGGACTACCTCCGCGACTTCCTGACGGTGGCGTTCAGCAGGGAACTCGTCGAGAGCGTCATGTCGTGGGGCTTCTGGGAAGACGACCACTGGCGGCCGACCGGCGCCTACTACGACTCCGACTGGACGCTCCGGGAGCACGGCGAGGAGTTCCTCGAGCTGATCTACGACGAGTGGTGGACCGACGAGCTCGGCCGGACCGACGGGGACGGCGTCTACGCGACCCGCGGCTTCAAGGGCGACTACGAGATCACCGCCGAGAAGGGGAACCTCTCCGGCGAGACGACCGTCACGATCGACGACGACACCGACACGGTGGTCGTCGAGCTCGTGCCGCCCGGCAAGCAGAAGGACGACAAGGGCGGCAACGGTAACGGCAAGGGCAAAGACAAGGGCGGAAACCCGTGGAGCCAGGAGGGCGACGGCTTCCCGGACGGGAGCGACGAGGAGCTGTTCAACGAGACCGAGGGCGACTTCTTCGACGAGACCGACGGCAGCTTCTGGAACGAGAGCGAGACCGGCGTCGGCAACTAG
- a CDS encoding universal stress protein: MDDALVVLDDREDSAELLREAGAYASGADADLVLYVPLTESEFGDVVSALDEIGRVENKDYSDEEAMGIARQYAEGLADEALEGFDVEWSVVADRVEEMASERVIEVAEDHECGHVFTLGSQRSPTGKAVFGDETQRLILNFRGYVTVKME, translated from the coding sequence ATGGACGACGCACTCGTCGTGCTCGACGACCGCGAGGACAGCGCTGAACTGCTCCGGGAGGCCGGCGCCTACGCGTCCGGCGCCGACGCCGATCTCGTGCTGTACGTCCCGCTGACCGAGTCGGAGTTCGGCGACGTGGTCTCGGCGCTCGACGAGATCGGCCGCGTCGAGAACAAGGACTACAGCGACGAGGAGGCGATGGGCATCGCCCGGCAGTACGCCGAAGGGCTGGCCGACGAGGCGCTCGAGGGGTTCGACGTGGAGTGGTCGGTCGTCGCCGACCGCGTGGAGGAGATGGCGTCCGAGCGCGTGATCGAGGTCGCCGAGGACCACGAGTGCGGCCACGTGTTCACCCTCGGCAGCCAGCGGTCCCCCACCGGCAAGGCCGTCTTCGGCGACGAGACCCAGCGGCTCATCCTGAACTTCCGCGGCTACGTCACCGTCAAGATGGAGTGA
- a CDS encoding ABC transporter ATP-binding protein yields the protein MATERTTANRVATDSNVEDPILEIEDTNVTFNDGQTYVLDDANVTIDRHEVLGIVGESGSGKSMFASALLDAVPDPGVLSGQITYHPTDGDPVDVLELSNEELRQFRWEEISMVFQGAMSSFNPTMKVGAHFEETLKAHDKNVDEGIEFAHELLENLYLEPERVLDAYPHELSGGMQQRALIALSMVLDPEVLVMDEPTAALDLLMQRSILQLLNDLQDTYDLTIIFITHDLPLVASLADRMAIIYAFQFAEIGPRDEIITNSGHPYTRKLLNATPNLDAPLKEMQPIEGEGPAPINVPSGCRFHPRCPLATEECRTDDPPLVSHGDDDPTHRAACHHWEEAREEIPLNFDDGELDFGNVIEPSERARAPTSERDGDALLSLNDVEVHFTEEQGIMDRFAGDPDVVKAVDGIDLDIEEQDLVCLLGESGCGKTTLGKTMIGLQKPTGGSIEFRGQDIWDAKHGKGDVEISHEEIRQSLQIIHQDPGSALNPNRRVVNILSEPLRHTHPNIGRSERRSRMRSLLERVGMSPADDFLDRYPHQLSGGEKQRVALARALLMNPEAILADEAISAVDVSLRIEIMDLMLELQEEFETSFLFISHDLSNARYFAEHGDGRIAVMYLGEIVEIGSAERLIQDPRHPYTEVLRWATPNLDLDAMEASEPPLREIDVPDPVDPPSGCRFHTRCPVAREACKKEKPELMDVDGGDGHAACFREDPDHAYWDSEPLEGAVENPEDLT from the coding sequence ATGGCTACCGAACGTACAACCGCGAACCGCGTCGCGACGGACAGCAACGTCGAGGACCCGATCCTCGAGATCGAGGACACGAACGTCACCTTCAACGACGGACAGACCTACGTCCTCGACGACGCCAACGTCACCATCGATCGCCACGAGGTGCTGGGCATCGTCGGTGAGAGCGGATCGGGCAAGTCGATGTTCGCGTCCGCGCTGCTCGACGCCGTCCCCGACCCGGGCGTCCTCTCCGGGCAGATCACCTACCATCCGACCGACGGCGACCCCGTCGACGTGCTGGAACTGAGCAACGAGGAGCTCCGCCAGTTCCGCTGGGAGGAGATCTCGATGGTGTTCCAGGGGGCGATGAGCTCGTTCAACCCGACGATGAAGGTCGGGGCCCACTTCGAGGAGACGCTGAAGGCCCACGACAAGAACGTCGACGAGGGGATCGAGTTCGCTCACGAGCTCCTGGAGAACCTCTACCTCGAACCGGAGCGCGTGCTGGACGCGTACCCCCACGAGCTGTCCGGCGGCATGCAGCAGCGCGCGCTGATCGCGCTGAGCATGGTGCTGGACCCCGAGGTGCTGGTGATGGACGAGCCGACCGCCGCGCTGGACCTGCTGATGCAGCGGTCGATCCTCCAGCTGCTCAACGACCTCCAGGACACGTACGACCTCACGATCATCTTCATCACGCACGACCTGCCGCTGGTCGCGTCGCTGGCCGACCGGATGGCCATCATCTACGCGTTCCAGTTCGCCGAGATCGGTCCGCGTGACGAGATCATCACCAATTCGGGGCACCCGTACACGCGCAAACTGTTGAACGCGACGCCGAACCTCGACGCGCCCCTCAAGGAGATGCAGCCCATCGAGGGCGAGGGACCGGCGCCGATCAACGTCCCGTCGGGCTGTCGGTTCCACCCGCGGTGTCCGCTCGCGACCGAGGAGTGTCGGACCGACGACCCGCCGCTGGTCTCGCACGGCGACGACGACCCCACGCACCGGGCCGCGTGCCACCACTGGGAGGAGGCGCGTGAGGAGATCCCCCTCAACTTCGACGACGGGGAACTCGACTTCGGCAACGTCATCGAGCCGTCCGAGCGGGCCCGCGCGCCCACCTCGGAGCGCGACGGCGACGCCTTGCTCTCGCTCAACGACGTGGAGGTCCACTTCACCGAGGAGCAGGGGATCATGGATCGGTTCGCCGGCGACCCGGACGTCGTGAAAGCCGTCGACGGCATCGACCTCGACATCGAGGAGCAGGACCTCGTCTGCCTGCTCGGCGAGTCCGGGTGTGGCAAGACGACGCTGGGGAAGACGATGATCGGCCTCCAGAAGCCCACCGGCGGTTCCATCGAGTTCCGCGGTCAGGACATCTGGGACGCCAAGCACGGCAAGGGCGACGTGGAGATCTCTCACGAGGAGATCCGGCAGTCGCTGCAGATCATCCACCAGGACCCCGGCAGCGCGCTCAACCCGAACCGCCGGGTCGTCAACATCCTCTCGGAGCCGCTGCGGCACACCCATCCGAACATCGGCCGGAGCGAGCGCCGCAGTCGGATGCGGTCGCTGCTGGAGCGCGTCGGGATGTCGCCGGCCGACGACTTCCTCGACCGGTATCCCCACCAGCTGAGCGGCGGCGAGAAGCAGCGCGTCGCGCTCGCGCGGGCGCTGCTGATGAACCCCGAGGCCATCCTCGCCGACGAGGCGATCAGCGCGGTCGACGTCTCGCTGCGCATCGAGATCATGGATCTGATGCTCGAGCTCCAGGAGGAGTTCGAGACGTCGTTCCTGTTCATCTCGCACGACCTCTCGAACGCGCGGTACTTCGCCGAGCACGGCGACGGTCGCATCGCCGTGATGTACCTCGGCGAGATCGTCGAGATCGGGTCGGCCGAGCGGCTGATCCAGGACCCGCGTCACCCCTACACCGAGGTGCTGCGCTGGGCGACGCCGAACCTGGACCTCGACGCCATGGAGGCGTCGGAGCCGCCGCTGCGGGAAATCGACGTGCCGGACCCGGTGGACCCGCCGTCGGGCTGTCGGTTCCACACGCGCTGTCCCGTCGCGCGTGAGGCCTGCAAGAAGGAGAAGCCGGAGCTGATGGACGTCGACGGCGGCGACGGCCACGCGGCCTGCTTCCGCGAGGACCCCGACCACGCCTACTGGGACAGCGAGCCCCTCGAAGGCGCGGTCGAGAACCCCGAGGACCTCACGTAA
- a CDS encoding ABC transporter permease: MGTDTDAGTGGVDWRSEATDADMTRRDRLEELYERMIYEPAVVAWSDWRTRVGVVILSVYMLMGLVEVLGLWRNPSPNQAPRLLYPFENMTYPLGTTQSGVDLLALIIDSTPFILLMVLAGGVWATGLAVLVGTISGYKGGRVDTVITSISDFFMAIPGLPLVIVLAITLSPENPILLGVILTINYWAGLGRAIRSQVLSIRENSYVEASRTMGTSTPRIILKDVLPNIMPYVMVNFVLAARYTIFASVGLYFIGVLPYTGQNWGVTLNNAYNQGGLFTMQAVHWLLVPIIAIVGLAFGLILVSQGMDRIFNPRVRTRLTGESKSVEEGEDETTTTGMI; the protein is encoded by the coding sequence ATGGGTACTGACACTGACGCAGGGACGGGCGGCGTCGACTGGCGCTCGGAGGCGACCGACGCCGACATGACCCGCCGCGACCGGCTCGAGGAGCTCTACGAGCGGATGATCTACGAGCCGGCCGTCGTCGCCTGGTCCGACTGGCGGACCCGGGTCGGCGTCGTCATCCTCAGCGTCTACATGCTGATGGGGCTGGTGGAGGTGCTCGGCCTCTGGCGGAACCCGTCTCCGAACCAGGCGCCGCGGCTCCTCTACCCCTTCGAGAACATGACGTATCCCCTCGGGACGACCCAGTCGGGAGTCGACCTGCTGGCGCTGATCATCGACTCCACCCCGTTCATCCTGCTGATGGTGCTCGCGGGCGGCGTCTGGGCGACCGGTCTCGCGGTCCTCGTCGGCACCATCTCGGGATACAAGGGCGGTCGGGTCGACACCGTCATCACGTCGATCTCCGACTTCTTCATGGCCATCCCGGGGCTACCGCTGGTCATCGTGCTGGCGATCACGCTCAGTCCGGAGAACCCCATTCTGCTGGGCGTGATCCTCACGATCAACTACTGGGCCGGGCTGGGCCGTGCGATCCGCTCGCAGGTCCTCTCGATCCGTGAGAACAGCTACGTCGAAGCGTCGCGGACGATGGGGACCAGCACGCCGCGGATCATCCTCAAGGACGTGCTGCCCAACATCATGCCGTACGTGATGGTCAACTTCGTGCTGGCCGCGCGGTACACCATCTTCGCGTCCGTGGGGCTGTACTTCATCGGCGTGCTGCCTTACACCGGTCAGAACTGGGGCGTCACGCTGAACAACGCGTACAACCAGGGCGGCCTGTTCACGATGCAGGCGGTCCACTGGCTGCTCGTCCCCATCATCGCGATCGTGGGACTGGCCTTCGGACTCATCCTGGTGAGCCAGGGCATGGACCGGATCTTCAATCCCCGTGTCCGGACCCGCCTCACCGGGGAATCCAAGTCCGTCGAGGAAGGAGAAGACGAGACGACGACAACGGGGATGATCTAG
- a CDS encoding ABC transporter permease gives MNYYLRRTLRIPLTILAVATLTFGLIRLLPGGPFTQLRIQLIRSGVPVEQVNARIEALQNIRPDAPLWQQYLDYLVGVAQLNLGQSISLEQPVVEILARALPWTVFLVVTSTVLMFVIGVLIGAVQAYWEGSKFDKVASSISIFLMSVPYYIFAVLALFVLAFQLGWFPTGNATARSVEAGFTVEYITSVLHHAALPIAAFTIGGIGSTALNMRGNGIQVLGEEYVEVARLRGLSNSRISTRYVAKNAILPMYTGLLLQIGFRLGGTVVLEEIFSYPGLGYYLIAAVNANDYPLMMGCFLVITVTLVIAVYVADMTYGLIDPRISAGDSDGY, from the coding sequence ATGAACTACTACCTAAGACGGACATTACGGATCCCGTTGACGATCCTGGCAGTGGCAACGCTCACGTTCGGTCTCATTCGACTGCTGCCCGGCGGTCCGTTCACGCAGCTGCGGATCCAGCTGATCCGGTCCGGCGTTCCGGTCGAACAGGTCAACGCCCGCATCGAAGCGCTGCAGAACATCAGACCGGACGCTCCGCTCTGGCAGCAGTACCTTGACTACCTCGTCGGGGTGGCGCAGCTCAACCTCGGTCAGTCGATTTCGCTCGAACAGCCGGTCGTGGAGATCCTCGCACGCGCGCTACCGTGGACTGTGTTCCTGGTAGTGACCTCCACGGTCCTGATGTTCGTCATCGGCGTGCTGATCGGGGCAGTGCAGGCCTACTGGGAAGGGTCGAAGTTCGACAAGGTAGCGTCGAGCATCTCGATCTTCCTGATGTCGGTGCCGTACTACATCTTCGCCGTGCTCGCCCTGTTCGTGCTGGCGTTCCAGCTCGGCTGGTTCCCGACGGGGAACGCTACCGCACGGAGCGTCGAAGCGGGCTTCACGGTCGAGTACATCACGAGCGTCCTGCACCACGCCGCGCTCCCGATCGCCGCCTTCACGATCGGTGGGATCGGGTCGACCGCGCTCAACATGCGCGGGAACGGCATCCAGGTGCTCGGCGAGGAGTACGTCGAGGTCGCCCGACTCCGCGGCCTGTCGAACTCCCGCATCTCGACCCGGTACGTCGCCAAGAACGCGATCCTGCCGATGTACACCGGGCTCCTCCTGCAGATCGGCTTCCGCCTCGGCGGCACCGTCGTGCTGGAGGAGATCTTCTCGTACCCCGGGCTGGGGTACTACCTGATCGCGGCCGTGAACGCGAACGACTATCCCCTGATGATGGGGTGCTTCCTCGTCATCACGGTGACGCTCGTCATCGCCGTCTACGTCGCAGACATGACGTATGGACTGATCGATCCGCGCATCAGCGCAGGTGATTCCGATGGGTACTGA
- a CDS encoding ABC transporter substrate-binding protein codes for MLTVAGASGMAALAGCGGDGSGDATDESTDDSGGSTDDGTEGGSQVNDVAYHNAYTGNPADLHFNTSGTQNYAWPAGRAVFAPFLKYSFTDTEFLNGALENLEIDTENQEVTLTFREDLSWDNGDDWTTEDLDVQLQLAEKTGTSLWGYLDDYEIVDERTATLMLSGPTNPEIVKFELTNFFVDTKKETHEEFLEAEEAEFLQWAWEDPVASGMWSFVSKDQQAFEFERNEEFYNADNVNFGSYYLDSFGGNNAQQQALISGSEVDAATSLFVPPEIADQFPDHIVEVNIPAKWGYGIVFNHDDPHFGQREVRQAVAHAINRQALVDNAGPRSKFVTPTPCGIAPKDQESWLGDWFSDFETYSPESQDTETAAELMEEAGYTKNDGTWEDEDGNTVGGDYYSPAGWSDWTTMTQTVVSQLNDFGFDFSVSTQPTNDWFSNYSEGNFAMGSLYWLPGGSRSAFPYFPLYYQLWATDIGGGHNYREKADSEQTIPGRDGGEMTLNPLKTTENIAKQPSRDEARQYVQQAAWHNHIELPFLGLVSKYEQSWTTDDEWTVAEEGATNRQVKWPQYWWVHEGDLQYDG; via the coding sequence ATGCTCACGGTCGCCGGCGCGTCCGGTATGGCCGCACTGGCAGGCTGTGGCGGCGACGGCTCCGGCGACGCGACTGACGAATCGACCGACGATTCGGGCGGTTCCACCGACGACGGAACCGAAGGCGGCTCGCAGGTCAACGACGTGGCGTACCACAACGCCTACACGGGCAACCCGGCCGACCTGCACTTCAACACTTCGGGAACGCAGAACTACGCCTGGCCGGCCGGCCGGGCGGTGTTCGCGCCGTTCCTGAAGTACTCGTTCACGGACACCGAGTTCCTGAACGGTGCGCTCGAGAACCTCGAGATCGACACCGAGAACCAGGAGGTCACGCTGACGTTCCGCGAGGACCTCTCGTGGGACAACGGCGACGACTGGACCACCGAAGACCTCGACGTCCAGCTCCAGCTCGCCGAGAAGACCGGCACCTCCCTGTGGGGCTATCTCGATGACTACGAGATCGTCGACGAGCGCACCGCGACCCTCATGCTCTCCGGACCGACGAACCCGGAGATCGTCAAGTTCGAGCTGACGAACTTCTTCGTCGACACGAAGAAGGAGACCCACGAGGAGTTCCTCGAGGCCGAGGAGGCCGAGTTCCTCCAGTGGGCCTGGGAAGATCCGGTCGCCAGCGGCATGTGGTCGTTCGTCAGCAAGGACCAGCAGGCCTTCGAGTTCGAGCGCAACGAGGAGTTCTACAACGCCGACAACGTCAACTTCGGGAGCTACTACCTGGACAGCTTCGGTGGCAACAACGCTCAGCAGCAGGCGCTGATCTCGGGCTCTGAGGTCGACGCCGCGACGAGCCTGTTCGTGCCGCCGGAGATCGCCGATCAGTTCCCCGACCACATCGTCGAGGTGAACATCCCGGCCAAGTGGGGTTACGGCATCGTCTTCAACCACGACGACCCCCACTTCGGCCAGCGCGAGGTCCGCCAGGCCGTCGCCCACGCCATCAACCGCCAGGCGCTGGTCGACAACGCCGGCCCGCGCTCGAAGTTCGTCACTCCCACGCCCTGTGGGATCGCGCCGAAAGACCAGGAGAGCTGGCTCGGCGACTGGTTCAGCGACTTCGAGACCTACAGTCCCGAATCCCAGGACACCGAAACGGCCGCCGAACTGATGGAAGAGGCCGGTTACACGAAGAACGACGGCACCTGGGAGGACGAGGACGGCAACACGGTCGGCGGTGACTACTACTCGCCCGCGGGCTGGTCCGACTGGACGACCATGACCCAGACGGTCGTCAGCCAGCTCAACGACTTCGGCTTCGACTTCTCGGTCAGCACCCAGCCCACCAACGACTGGTTCAGCAACTACTCCGAGGGCAACTTCGCGATGGGGAGTCTGTACTGGCTGCCCGGTGGGTCGCGCTCGGCGTTCCCGTACTTCCCGCTGTACTACCAGCTGTGGGCCACCGACATCGGTGGCGGCCACAACTACCGCGAGAAGGCCGACTCCGAGCAGACCATCCCCGGCCGCGACGGCGGCGAGATGACCCTCAACCCGCTGAAGACCACCGAGAACATCGCCAAACAGCCCAGCCGGGACGAGGCGCGGCAGTACGTCCAGCAGGCCGCGTGGCACAACCACATCGAACTGCCGTTCCTGGGACTGGTCTCGAAGTACGAGCAGTCCTGGACTACCGACGACGAGTGGACCGTCGCCGAGGAAGGCGCCACCAACCGCCAGGTCAAGTGGCCGCAGTACTGGTGGGTCCACGAGGGCGACCTGCAGTACGACGGATAG